Proteins encoded together in one Myxococcales bacterium window:
- a CDS encoding DUF3365 domain-containing protein: protein MRALVVTVLLGASLVGCRAPKKEAPEASAARAKAVLSPFQTELKGALESAMASGGPEPAVEACSSIAPALAAKASAGGVTVGRTSPKLRNPKNAAPPWVVPAMTELAAAKKEGDYRVVPLADGKVGYAETILVKPKCLLCHGADVAPGVAAKLAAKYPSDAARGYSEGDFRGVSWVELPPP, encoded by the coding sequence GTGAGGGCGCTCGTCGTCACGGTGCTCCTCGGGGCTTCTCTCGTCGGGTGTCGAGCTCCGAAGAAAGAAGCCCCCGAGGCGAGCGCGGCCCGCGCCAAGGCCGTGCTCTCACCCTTCCAGACCGAGCTCAAAGGTGCCCTCGAGAGCGCCATGGCGTCCGGAGGACCCGAGCCGGCCGTCGAGGCGTGCTCGTCGATCGCGCCTGCCCTGGCCGCGAAGGCCTCGGCCGGGGGCGTGACGGTGGGCCGCACGTCGCCGAAGCTCCGCAATCCCAAGAACGCGGCGCCTCCGTGGGTCGTGCCGGCCATGACCGAGCTCGCCGCGGCGAAGAAGGAAGGTGACTATCGGGTCGTCCCGCTCGCCGATGGCAAAGTGGGATACGCGGAGACGATCCTCGTCAAGCCGAAGTGCCTTCTTTGCCATGGAGCCGACGTCGCGCCGGGAGTCGCCGCGAAGCTCGCGGCCAAGTACCCGAGCGACGCGGCTCGGGGCTACTCGGAGGGAGACTTTCGTGGGGTGTCGTGGGTCGAGCTCCCGCCACCGTGA
- a CDS encoding fatty acid desaturase, whose product MSDLAPLELTDPAAAPTYGDGPFTRFCQSILHDKRDEVFIRLTLQMVALMGSGMVGLLFLLKRGLVHPLVPIAVYLVIWGYFVSPVILMLHNTMHRPFLKRLKVLDRAHPYLMTFFFGMPTGYREHHIGMHHAEDNMPTDLSSTIRYQRDSFLHFLAYFARFFLFSLIELPLYLARHKKKDMARRAVVSELCHMAVIAGGIALDWRFGVTVFLVPYVTCRFMMMVGNWGQHAFINTARKNNGIANSVTCINSGYNRRCFNDGYHISHHLMAARHWADHPAELLKNRAKYAAEGAIVFQGIDFFLVSVLLWAGRYDVLSRRFVRLGEPKTDAEVEAMLRDRVKPVATWEIEQIGVPT is encoded by the coding sequence ATGTCCGATCTCGCGCCCCTCGAGCTGACCGATCCGGCCGCCGCCCCCACCTACGGAGACGGCCCGTTCACCCGCTTCTGTCAGTCGATCCTGCACGACAAACGCGACGAGGTCTTCATTCGGCTCACGCTCCAGATGGTCGCCCTCATGGGCTCGGGCATGGTGGGCCTCCTCTTCCTCTTGAAGCGCGGGCTCGTCCACCCGCTCGTGCCGATCGCCGTGTACCTCGTGATCTGGGGCTACTTCGTGTCGCCCGTGATCTTGATGCTGCACAACACGATGCACCGGCCCTTCTTGAAGCGGCTCAAGGTGCTCGATCGCGCGCACCCCTACCTCATGACGTTCTTCTTCGGCATGCCCACGGGCTACCGCGAGCACCACATCGGGATGCACCACGCCGAAGACAACATGCCGACGGATCTCTCGTCGACGATCCGCTACCAGCGCGACAGCTTCCTCCACTTCCTCGCCTACTTCGCGCGCTTCTTCCTCTTCTCGCTCATCGAGCTGCCGCTCTACCTCGCGCGCCACAAGAAGAAGGACATGGCGCGCCGGGCCGTGGTGAGCGAGCTCTGCCACATGGCGGTCATCGCGGGCGGGATCGCGCTCGACTGGCGCTTCGGCGTCACGGTGTTCCTCGTCCCCTACGTGACGTGCCGCTTCATGATGATGGTGGGCAACTGGGGCCAGCACGCGTTCATCAACACGGCTCGCAAGAACAACGGCATCGCGAACTCGGTGACGTGCATCAACAGCGGGTATAACCGCCGCTGCTTCAACGACGGCTACCACATCAGCCATCACCTCATGGCGGCGCGCCACTGGGCCGATCACCCGGCCGAGCTCCTCAAGAACCGCGCGAAGTACGCCGCCGAGGGCGCGATCGTGTTCCAGGGCATCGACTTCTTCTTGGTGTCGGTGCTCCTCTGGGCGGGCCGCTACGACGTGCTCTCGCGACGCTTCGTGCGCCTCGGCGAGCCCAAGACCGACGCCGAGGTCGAGGCCATGCTCCGCGATCGTGTGAAGCCCGTCGCCACGTGGGAGATCGAGCAGATCGGCGTCCCGACCTGA
- a CDS encoding protein kinase, which translates to MSDLPCPPEDELLAFASGGASEAVRTRIVGHLAGCDECREVTSELSKARLGVAPTETPDPRHSAPPPYERPPVLVFDPGETIAGKFRVVRVLGQGGMGVVVDAEHLMLGKRVALKFMSPKLAEDSEAVARFVREARAAARLVSPHVVSVLDVATLDDGTPYIVMERLVGCDLATLLERGGALEPSLAVGYVLEAMEALAEAHAAGIVHRDLKPANLFLAEQKSGSSIVKVLDFGIAKSDDGALGGGVTTSRTVLGSPRYMAPEQMQSSKAADMRADVWALGTILFELVSGKPAFGGETLAALSVAVCAGPIPSLADAAPNAPRALVEAVAGCLERRVEARFSDVGVLARALSSVAPASAAASLATIEAAFPGRAEARSIAPTEEASRVSAERPGGARKCWIGMAFVLAVGFGAAAVWGVGRARSTQGEPGPGPTATAPGAASLVLVPTPTPSVAPTSEPSAAQPEAAPSVAKVRSNASAKPGVAGPTSPSPVPPAPSRPPSAAPHPTPSSPYDERR; encoded by the coding sequence GTGTCCGACCTGCCGTGCCCTCCCGAGGACGAGCTCCTGGCCTTCGCGAGCGGGGGCGCGTCCGAGGCGGTCCGCACGCGTATCGTCGGGCACCTCGCCGGATGCGACGAGTGCCGCGAGGTCACGAGCGAGCTCTCCAAGGCCCGCCTCGGGGTGGCCCCCACCGAGACGCCCGATCCGCGCCACTCGGCCCCCCCGCCATACGAGCGACCGCCCGTGCTGGTGTTCGATCCGGGGGAGACGATCGCAGGAAAATTTCGGGTGGTGCGGGTCCTCGGGCAGGGAGGCATGGGCGTCGTGGTGGACGCCGAGCACCTCATGCTCGGCAAACGTGTCGCGCTCAAGTTCATGAGCCCGAAGCTCGCCGAGGACTCCGAGGCGGTCGCTCGGTTCGTGCGCGAGGCGAGGGCCGCCGCGCGCCTCGTGAGCCCCCACGTCGTGTCGGTGCTCGACGTCGCGACCCTCGACGACGGCACGCCCTACATCGTGATGGAGCGCCTCGTCGGGTGCGACCTCGCGACGCTGCTCGAACGAGGCGGGGCGCTCGAGCCGTCGCTCGCCGTGGGGTACGTGCTCGAGGCCATGGAGGCGCTCGCCGAGGCGCACGCCGCGGGCATCGTCCACCGGGATCTCAAGCCCGCGAACCTCTTCCTCGCCGAGCAAAAGAGCGGTTCGTCGATCGTGAAGGTGCTCGACTTCGGGATCGCCAAGTCGGACGATGGCGCCCTCGGGGGCGGGGTCACGACCTCGCGCACGGTGCTCGGCTCGCCGCGCTACATGGCCCCCGAGCAAATGCAGAGCTCGAAGGCCGCCGACATGCGGGCCGACGTGTGGGCGCTCGGCACCATCTTGTTCGAGCTCGTCTCGGGGAAGCCGGCGTTCGGGGGCGAGACCCTCGCCGCGCTGTCCGTCGCGGTGTGCGCGGGGCCTATCCCTAGCTTGGCCGACGCCGCGCCGAACGCCCCGCGGGCCCTCGTCGAGGCCGTCGCGGGGTGCCTCGAGCGCCGAGTCGAGGCGAGGTTCTCGGACGTCGGCGTGCTCGCGCGGGCCCTCTCCTCCGTGGCGCCCGCCTCCGCTGCCGCGAGCCTCGCCACGATCGAAGCGGCGTTTCCCGGTCGCGCCGAGGCGCGCTCGATCGCCCCGACCGAGGAGGCCTCCCGCGTCTCGGCCGAACGACCTGGCGGCGCTCGTAAGTGTTGGATAGGTATGGCTTTTGTTCTCGCGGTTGGGTTCGGCGCCGCGGCGGTGTGGGGCGTCGGCCGCGCACGCTCGACGCAGGGAGAGCCTGGGCCGGGCCCGACCGCGACCGCTCCGGGCGCGGCCTCCTTGGTGCTCGTGCCCACGCCCACCCCGAGCGTCGCGCCCACGTCGGAGCCGTCCGCCGCGCAGCCCGAGGCGGCTCCTTCCGTCGCGAAGGTGCGCTCGAACGCGAGCGCCAAACCGGGCGTCGCAGGTCCCACGAGCCCGTCTCCCGTCCCTCCTGCGCCCTCACGGCCACCGTCGGCGGCGCCTCACCCCACGCCGTCTTCCCCTTACGACGAACGGAGATAG
- a CDS encoding IgGFc-binding protein, with amino-acid sequence MPFVVALSSLGLAVACGSTTRTVTDDPVPDSGLPNFQDGGGDLSCKGGKMCVGNAIHTCDASNKPGEKIGECNGKTEVCIGGECQGGCAAADVLTSNVGCEFWAVDLDQENDFSNNAASAPWGLVISNAGDKAAEVFIESNDGGPGKTPDIKLVKRVLVEPGTLSTVEMPTREVDGSTQGKNEGPGTMLSSNAFRVTSSQPIIVYQFNALRSQFSNDASLLLPTGSLGSIYRVLSWPSGKPISIGGSPIDRGYVTIVGTKAGTQVEVTVANAIVGGGGVPPTPKGGVVKATLGAYDVLNLETDGMPGDMTGTIVTSSQPVAVFTGTELSGAPGAKKPPPPDPEAKQCCLDHVEEQLFPVESYGKAFTIPRSPVRSRGTYTDYDIIRFMGVATSATVITNLPAPDDRFTLNPGEVRETFTNKDFVAEASEPIAIAQILVSQDYTEEVIGDPSLTIFPAIDQFRENYLFLVPGSWTRNYVAISKPEGTNVTIDGKVPTDCVTAPLGSVGGSAWVAQRCPLAEGPHTMKGDKAFGIAAYGYGRAGSYAFVGGANVKKIYNPPPIR; translated from the coding sequence ATGCCTTTCGTCGTCGCTCTCTCGTCGCTCGGGCTCGCCGTCGCGTGTGGCAGCACCACGCGCACCGTGACCGACGATCCCGTTCCCGACTCGGGCCTCCCCAACTTCCAAGATGGCGGCGGCGACCTCTCGTGCAAGGGCGGCAAGATGTGCGTGGGCAACGCCATCCACACGTGCGACGCCTCGAACAAGCCTGGCGAGAAGATCGGCGAGTGCAACGGCAAGACCGAGGTGTGCATCGGCGGCGAGTGCCAGGGCGGGTGCGCCGCGGCCGACGTGCTCACGTCGAACGTGGGCTGCGAGTTCTGGGCCGTCGATCTCGACCAAGAGAACGACTTCTCGAACAACGCCGCGAGCGCCCCGTGGGGCCTCGTCATCTCGAACGCGGGTGACAAGGCCGCCGAGGTGTTCATCGAGTCGAACGACGGCGGCCCCGGGAAGACCCCGGACATCAAGCTCGTGAAGCGCGTGCTCGTCGAGCCGGGCACGCTGTCGACGGTGGAGATGCCCACCCGCGAGGTCGACGGCAGCACCCAGGGGAAGAACGAGGGCCCGGGGACGATGCTCTCGTCGAACGCGTTCCGCGTCACCTCGAGCCAGCCCATCATCGTCTACCAGTTCAACGCGCTCCGATCGCAGTTCTCGAACGACGCGTCGCTGCTCTTGCCGACGGGCAGCCTCGGCTCGATCTACCGCGTGCTCTCGTGGCCCTCGGGAAAGCCCATTTCCATCGGCGGGAGCCCCATCGATCGTGGCTACGTCACGATCGTGGGGACGAAGGCGGGGACGCAGGTCGAGGTCACCGTCGCGAACGCGATCGTCGGCGGAGGCGGCGTGCCCCCGACACCCAAGGGCGGCGTCGTGAAGGCCACGCTCGGCGCGTACGACGTTCTCAACCTCGAGACCGACGGCATGCCCGGGGACATGACCGGCACCATCGTGACCTCGTCGCAGCCCGTCGCCGTCTTCACCGGCACGGAGCTCTCCGGCGCTCCTGGCGCGAAGAAGCCCCCGCCGCCCGATCCCGAGGCCAAGCAGTGCTGCCTCGATCATGTCGAGGAGCAGCTCTTCCCGGTCGAGTCGTACGGCAAGGCCTTCACGATCCCGCGGAGCCCGGTGCGGTCGCGTGGAACCTACACGGATTACGACATCATCCGCTTCATGGGCGTCGCCACGTCGGCCACGGTGATTACGAACCTCCCCGCGCCCGACGACCGCTTCACGCTGAACCCCGGCGAGGTCCGCGAGACGTTCACCAACAAGGACTTCGTGGCCGAGGCCTCGGAGCCGATCGCCATCGCCCAGATCTTGGTCTCGCAGGACTACACCGAGGAGGTCATCGGCGATCCGTCGCTTACCATCTTCCCCGCGATCGATCAGTTCCGCGAAAACTACCTCTTCCTCGTGCCTGGGTCGTGGACGCGGAACTACGTGGCCATCTCGAAGCCCGAGGGCACCAACGTGACCATCGACGGCAAGGTCCCCACGGACTGCGTGACCGCGCCGCTCGGCTCGGTCGGTGGCTCGGCGTGGGTGGCCCAGCGCTGCCCGCTCGCCGAAGGCCCGCACACCATGAAGGGAGACAAGGCCTTCGGCATCGCCGCGTACGGGTACGGCCGCGCCGGCTCCTACGCCTTCGTGGGCGGCGCGAACGTGAAGAAGATCTACAACCCGCCGCCCATTCGGTGA
- a CDS encoding HAD family phosphatase, with protein sequence MRRAVLFDLMDTVLRDPYREALRAATGLELREIGAARNPEVWPRFEKGHIDEATFAAGYFREGTGHTFDMSAFHAERRAGYAFLPGMRELVVDLREAGVGLYVASNYPVWIEEVRETFALDALFDGVVASHHVGARKPEAAFYEALFARVPCPPAACLFVDDRADNCTGAEAHGASSHVFSSAEDLRARLVRDGFLPG encoded by the coding sequence ATGCGCCGCGCGGTACTCTTCGATCTGATGGACACCGTTCTCCGTGATCCGTACCGCGAGGCGCTGCGCGCGGCCACGGGGCTCGAGCTGCGCGAGATCGGCGCCGCGCGGAACCCCGAGGTGTGGCCGAGGTTCGAGAAGGGGCACATCGACGAGGCGACCTTCGCCGCCGGGTATTTCCGCGAGGGCACGGGCCACACCTTCGACATGAGCGCGTTCCACGCCGAGCGGCGCGCGGGGTACGCGTTCCTCCCCGGGATGCGCGAGCTCGTCGTCGACCTGCGGGAGGCCGGCGTGGGCCTCTACGTCGCGAGCAACTACCCCGTGTGGATCGAGGAGGTGCGCGAAACGTTCGCCCTCGACGCCCTCTTCGACGGCGTCGTCGCGAGCCACCACGTGGGCGCGCGGAAGCCCGAGGCCGCGTTCTACGAGGCCCTCTTCGCGCGCGTCCCCTGCCCTCCCGCGGCGTGCCTCTTCGTCGACGACCGCGCCGACAACTGCACCGGCGCCGAGGCGCACGGCGCATCGAGCCACGTCTTCTCGAGCGCCGAGGACCTCCGCGCGAGGCTCGTGCGCGACGGGTTCCTTCCGGGCTGA
- the rplK gene encoding 50S ribosomal protein L11 — protein sequence MKKVTGQIKLQLPAGKANPAPPVGPALGQHGVNIMGFCKEFNAKTAGGDMIIPVVITVYSDRSFTFILKTPPVAVLLKKEAGLATAKKPGSGSKEPNKTKVGKVTEEQVDKLAKMKIQDMNCTDLEAAKRTIRGTARSMGIDVVA from the coding sequence ATGAAGAAAGTTACCGGTCAAATCAAGCTCCAGCTGCCCGCCGGCAAAGCGAACCCCGCTCCCCCGGTCGGCCCGGCCCTCGGTCAGCACGGCGTCAACATCATGGGCTTCTGCAAGGAGTTCAACGCCAAGACCGCCGGCGGCGACATGATCATCCCCGTGGTGATCACGGTCTACTCGGACCGGTCGTTCACGTTCATCCTCAAGACCCCCCCGGTCGCCGTGCTCCTGAAGAAGGAAGCCGGCCTCGCCACGGCCAAGAAGCCGGGCTCGGGCTCCAAGGAGCCCAACAAGACCAAGGTCGGCAAGGTGACCGAAGAGCAGGTCGACAAGCTCGCCAAGATGAAGATCCAGGACATGAACTGCACGGATCTCGAAGCGGCGAAGCGCACCATCCGCGGCACGGCCCGCTCGATGGGCATCGACGTGGTCGCCTGA
- a CDS encoding 50S ribosomal protein L1 has protein sequence MAKLSKNRTKVTKDVDTSRKYTVEEACAIVKAAKFAKFDETVDIAVRLGVNPKHADQMVRGAIVLPHGTGQTVRVLVFAKGDKEREAREAGADFAGSDDMVAKVNEGFLDFDRVIATPDMMGAVGKLGRVLGPRGLMPNPKVGTVTFDIGNAVREAKGGKIEYRVEKAGIVHARIGKSSFSESALADNAKALIGALIRQKPSTAKGTYIRSITVSSTMGPGLKVDPAAFLGKTEEA, from the coding sequence TTGGCGAAACTGTCCAAGAATCGCACGAAGGTGACGAAAGACGTCGACACCTCGCGCAAGTATACGGTCGAAGAGGCATGCGCCATCGTCAAGGCGGCGAAGTTTGCCAAGTTCGACGAGACGGTCGACATCGCGGTTCGGCTCGGAGTCAATCCGAAGCACGCCGACCAGATGGTCCGCGGAGCGATCGTCCTCCCGCACGGCACGGGTCAAACGGTGCGCGTGCTGGTTTTCGCGAAAGGCGACAAAGAGCGTGAGGCCCGCGAGGCCGGCGCCGATTTCGCCGGAAGCGACGACATGGTGGCCAAGGTCAACGAGGGTTTCCTCGACTTCGACCGCGTCATCGCCACGCCCGACATGATGGGCGCGGTCGGTAAGCTCGGTCGAGTCCTCGGTCCCCGGGGTCTCATGCCGAACCCGAAGGTCGGTACGGTCACGTTCGATATCGGCAACGCGGTCCGCGAGGCCAAGGGCGGCAAAATCGAGTATCGCGTCGAGAAGGCGGGCATCGTGCACGCGCGTATCGGCAAGAGCTCGTTCTCGGAGTCGGCGCTCGCCGACAACGCGAAGGCCCTCATTGGTGCGCTCATCCGCCAGAAGCCCTCGACGGCGAAGGGCACCTACATCCGGAGCATCACGGTCTCGTCGACCATGGGCCCCGGCCTCAAGGTGGACCCCGCGGCGTTCTTGGGCAAGACCGAGGAGGCCTAA
- a CDS encoding 50S ribosomal protein L10: MAAATSTKAGKTTIIGEVKGKFDKATSVVLLDYKGMTVESATKLRANFRKAGVEYKVVKNTLIKHALKESAYSDKLGKTLTGMTGVAWSYEDPSAAAKVVKAFRKDEGDAGQKLQIKAGLLDGGILDGKQVEDTLATMPGKDELRAQLLMTLQAPLTQFVQLLQAPAQNFVYLLKAKEDQG, encoded by the coding sequence ATGGCAGCCGCCACCAGCACCAAAGCAGGCAAGACCACCATCATTGGTGAGGTCAAAGGCAAGTTCGACAAAGCGACCTCGGTCGTCCTCCTCGACTACAAGGGGATGACGGTCGAAAGCGCGACGAAGCTCCGTGCGAATTTCCGCAAGGCCGGCGTCGAGTACAAGGTCGTCAAGAACACGCTCATCAAGCACGCCCTCAAGGAGAGCGCCTACAGCGACAAGCTCGGGAAGACCCTCACGGGGATGACCGGCGTCGCGTGGAGCTACGAGGACCCGTCCGCCGCGGCCAAGGTCGTCAAGGCCTTCCGCAAGGACGAGGGCGACGCCGGCCAGAAGCTCCAGATCAAAGCTGGTCTTCTCGACGGTGGCATCCTCGACGGCAAGCAGGTCGAGGACACCCTCGCGACGATGCCGGGCAAGGACGAGCTCCGCGCCCAGCTCCTCATGACCCTGCAGGCCCCCCTTACCCAGTTCGTCCAGCTCCTCCAGGCCCCCGCGCAGAACTTCGTTTATCTGCTCAAGGCCAAAGAAGACCAAGGCTGA
- the rplL gene encoding 50S ribosomal protein L7/L12 → MTDITKDQVVDYLSNLPVIQIAELIKTLEDKWGVKAAPAAIAVAAGPAGAAPAAAEEKTEFNVELAEAGANKINVIKVVREITGLGLKEAKDLVEGAPKVLKEGVSKADADDMKKKLEEAGAKVALK, encoded by the coding sequence ATGACTGACATCACCAAGGACCAGGTCGTCGACTACCTCTCGAACCTCCCCGTGATCCAGATCGCGGAGCTCATCAAGACCCTCGAGGACAAGTGGGGCGTCAAGGCGGCTCCGGCGGCGATCGCCGTCGCGGCGGGTCCGGCGGGCGCGGCTCCGGCCGCGGCCGAGGAGAAGACGGAGTTCAACGTCGAGCTCGCCGAGGCGGGTGCGAACAAGATCAACGTCATCAAGGTCGTCCGCGAGATCACGGGCCTCGGCCTCAAGGAGGCGAAGGACCTCGTCGAGGGCGCGCCCAAGGTCCTCAAGGAGGGCGTTTCCAAGGCCGACGCCGACGACATGAAGAAGAAGCTCGAAGAGGCCGGCGCCAAGGTGGCCCTCAAGTAG
- a CDS encoding YdcF family protein has translation MLSAAVVSCAGPQPPSTPVAEVIDVPHGWSYCDPGERVNLSRENADVIESDALRMRTRSPYDVIVVPGYTPDDAKKPMPEVHPVAAARLDEAIALYKEGKAGLVLVTGGAVRPEGTPYTEALVMKRYLLEHGISEAAIVVEPCARHSTTNLRNAGRFMLKYHLRTALVVTSADQAFYFANGRVSSFELRSRTELGYMVGSLKNRTSTSIEFAPSAAVLRRGPDPRDP, from the coding sequence GTGTTGAGTGCGGCCGTGGTGTCGTGTGCGGGGCCGCAGCCGCCGTCGACGCCGGTCGCCGAGGTGATCGACGTGCCCCACGGGTGGTCGTACTGCGACCCGGGCGAGCGCGTGAACCTCTCGCGCGAGAACGCCGACGTGATCGAATCGGACGCGCTCCGCATGCGCACCCGGTCGCCGTACGACGTCATCGTGGTGCCGGGGTACACGCCCGACGACGCCAAGAAGCCGATGCCCGAGGTGCACCCGGTCGCCGCGGCCCGCCTCGACGAGGCCATCGCGCTCTACAAGGAAGGCAAGGCGGGCCTCGTGCTCGTCACGGGCGGCGCCGTGCGCCCCGAGGGGACGCCGTACACCGAGGCCCTCGTGATGAAGCGCTACCTGCTCGAGCATGGCATCTCCGAGGCAGCGATCGTGGTGGAGCCGTGCGCCCGTCACTCGACCACCAACCTGCGGAACGCCGGGCGGTTCATGCTGAAGTACCACCTCCGCACGGCCCTCGTCGTGACGAGCGCGGACCAGGCGTTCTACTTCGCGAACGGGCGCGTCTCGAGCTTCGAGCTCCGCTCGCGCACCGAGCTCGGGTACATGGTCGGCAGCCTCAAGAACCGCACGTCCACCTCGATCGAGTTCGCGCCGTCCGCCGCGGTCCTGCGCCGTGGCCCCGACCCGAGAGACCCTTGA